GATTTTATACATGTTTATTCCTCCCTTCACTTGATTATTACATTTTACGTTAACGTTAACTTTTATGCAACTGTTAGACTTTTGTAAATGTTTGTCCTATTCAATTGTATTTTTCCCAAGGCAGTTTCATAATGAAGAAAAAGAGATGATAAGGAGATTTTCACATGAATAAACCACTTATTTTCGCTCACCGCGGGGTAAAAGGGACACATCCAGAGAATACGATGATTGCCTTTCAAGAAGCCGAACGCATTGGTGCTCATGGAATTGAACTTGATGTCCATTTATCAAAAGATGGTGAACTTGTCGTAATTCACGACGAAACCATCGATCGTACAACAAATGGCATAGGACTTGTTTCTGAAAAAACTGTAGAAGAATTACAAGCTTTAAATGCCGGTAGCCATAAAGACCCTTCTTTCCATGAGGCGAAAGTCCCAACTTTACGAGAAGTATTTATTTGGCTCTCTACAACAAATTTACAACTTAACATTGAATTGAAAACAGATGTTATTCACTATCCAAATATTGAAGAAAAGGTCGTTGCCCTTGTTCGTGAATATCATCTATCCAATCAAATTGTATTTTCATCATTTAACCATGATTCCGTTTCATTATTAGCAGAAATTGCGCCAGAAATTCCAAGGGCGATTTTGTACGATACACCACTTGCAGATCCAATTGCTGAAGCAAAAAAACGTGAGGCAACTGGATTACATCCAAACTTTCAATTATTAACGAAAGAGTTTGTCCAATTAGCACAGGGGCAAGGATACATTTTTCGCCCTTACACCATTAATGA
This genomic interval from Bacillus cereus contains the following:
- a CDS encoding glycerophosphodiester phosphodiesterase; translated protein: MNKPLIFAHRGVKGTHPENTMIAFQEAERIGAHGIELDVHLSKDGELVVIHDETIDRTTNGIGLVSEKTVEELQALNAGSHKDPSFHEAKVPTLREVFIWLSTTNLQLNIELKTDVIHYPNIEEKVVALVREYHLSNQIVFSSFNHDSVSLLAEIAPEIPRAILYDTPLADPIAEAKKREATGLHPNFQLLTKEFVQLAQGQGYIFRPYTINEYKDLQTMIDYGVDVIITDWPARAFELLS